Proteins from a genomic interval of Leptospiraceae bacterium:
- a CDS encoding UPF0175 family protein, whose protein sequence is MKNLITIECPTEILLGLHLDVDEFAEQIKKDIAFRLYGEGKISSGMGAKWLNIPRIHFLLRAMEKGVMLLENNEDDFLRETSLL, encoded by the coding sequence ATGAAAAATTTAATTACAATAGAATGTCCAACTGAGATATTACTAGGGCTACATTTAGATGTAGATGAATTTGCTGAACAGATTAAAAAAGACATAGCATTCAGATTATATGGGGAAGGAAAAATTTCATCTGGAATGGGAGCTAAGTGGTTGAATATTCCTAGAATTCATTTTCTATTAAGAGCAATGGAAAAGGGAGTTATGTTACTAGAAAATAATGAAGATGACTTTCTAAGGGAAACCTCTTTGTTATGA
- a CDS encoding AAA family ATPase: protein MKKKKLPIGISDFKEIIEGNFYYVDKSLFIQEILDNGSKVILLTRPRRFGKTLNLMMLKYWYEAYQGKMLNAEIGILNEEKETIANRRSLIDNSELFHNLKIWTLGEEYTSHCGKYPVIFLTFKDVKEENWKNCYEKLQGIIISEFQRHKYLLESKQLDEIDKEYFQRILKNTERESDYKEALKNLSKFLHLHYGQKVVILIDEYDTPVHEAFHFGYYEKVINFLRTFLGAGLKDNVNLEKGVITGILRVARENLFSDLNNLSIYTVLSEKYSDKFGMLESEVKQILKDYSLEENLSGVKDWYDGYTIGAVTDVYNPWSILNYVDNHEEGLKPYWVNTSGNKMIKDLLAKGDNSLKIDLESLIQNKTIEKRIQSHTIFTDLERSSDSVWTLFLFSGYLKVIGSRVDEEDMYWCTLAIPNREVIGVYKQFILQWLSDYLSNQEVELFIKSLTSGDVTTFEEILQKYVLSSMSYFDVSGTQPEKVYHAFVLGLLVNMRGSYSIKSNAESGYGRYDISLIPSDKSQKGIIIEFKSVNVKRSETLDDAVKSALAQIEEKQYESELRSLGVTDILKLGIAFEGKKIQVGANG, encoded by the coding sequence ATGAAAAAGAAAAAACTACCAATAGGAATATCAGACTTTAAGGAAATAATAGAGGGTAATTTCTATTATGTAGATAAATCTCTATTTATTCAAGAAATTTTAGACAATGGATCAAAGGTTATTCTACTTACACGCCCACGCAGATTTGGCAAAACATTAAACCTGATGATGCTAAAGTATTGGTATGAAGCTTATCAGGGGAAAATGTTGAATGCTGAAATAGGAATTTTGAATGAAGAAAAAGAGACAATCGCAAATCGCAGATCGCTAATCGACAATTCAGAATTATTTCACAATTTAAAAATATGGACGTTAGGCGAAGAGTATACTTCGCATTGTGGCAAATATCCCGTGATTTTTTTGACATTCAAGGATGTAAAAGAAGAGAATTGGAAAAATTGTTATGAAAAATTGCAAGGTATAATTATTTCCGAATTCCAACGTCACAAATATCTTTTAGAATCAAAACAATTAGATGAGATTGATAAAGAATATTTTCAAAGGATCTTGAAAAATACAGAAAGAGAATCGGATTATAAAGAAGCTCTCAAAAATCTATCAAAATTTCTCCACCTGCACTATGGTCAAAAAGTAGTGATTCTAATAGATGAATATGATACACCTGTTCATGAGGCGTTTCATTTTGGGTATTACGAAAAAGTAATCAATTTTTTAAGAACTTTCTTGGGAGCGGGACTAAAGGATAATGTAAACTTAGAAAAGGGTGTAATCACGGGTATTCTGCGAGTGGCAAGAGAGAATCTATTTTCTGATTTGAATAATCTATCCATCTATACTGTTTTAAGCGAGAAGTATTCAGATAAGTTCGGAATGCTTGAAAGTGAAGTGAAACAGATCCTGAAAGATTATTCCCTAGAAGAAAACCTGTCAGGTGTAAAAGATTGGTATGATGGATACACGATTGGGGCAGTGACCGATGTATACAATCCGTGGTCAATTTTAAATTATGTGGATAATCATGAAGAGGGATTAAAACCATATTGGGTAAACACCAGCGGGAATAAAATGATAAAAGATCTATTGGCTAAGGGAGATAATTCTCTCAAAATAGATCTGGAAAGTTTAATCCAAAATAAAACAATCGAAAAGAGAATTCAGTCACATACAATATTTACCGATTTAGAAAGATCCAGTGATAGTGTATGGACATTGTTTTTGTTTTCAGGTTATTTGAAAGTAATAGGCAGTAGAGTGGATGAAGAAGATATGTATTGGTGTACATTAGCAATTCCTAATAGAGAGGTAATCGGTGTATACAAGCAATTTATCCTTCAATGGTTGAGTGATTATTTAAGTAATCAGGAAGTAGAACTATTTATCAAGAGTTTGACAAGTGGGGATGTAACAACCTTTGAAGAAATTTTGCAGAAATATGTTTTGAGTTCTATGAGTTATTTTGATGTTAGCGGAACACAACCAGAAAAAGTCTACCATGCGTTTGTATTAGGACTGTTGGTAAATATGCGTGGATCGTATTCTATAAAGTCCAATGCAGAGAGCGGTTATGGTAGATATGACATATCCTTAATTCCATCGGATAAATCCCAAAAAGGAATTATAATCGAGTTCAAATCAGTCAATGTAAAGAGATCAGAAACTCTAGACGATGCAGTTAAATCCGCCTTAGCCCAAATTGAAGAGAAACAGTATGAAAGCGAATTACGTTCATTAGGCGTAACTGATATTTTAAAATTAGGCATTGCTTTTGAGGGAAAAAAGATTCAAGTAGGAGCTAATGGATAA
- a CDS encoding MarR family EPS-associated transcriptional regulator, giving the protein MLSDDIRHKIFKAIAENPEINQRDLANILGVSLGKTNYCLQALMEKGWIKMQNFKNNKNKLAYTYLLTPTGIEEKAKVTIRYLKRKMEEYEILKHEIDELSKETQDVNLFKVI; this is encoded by the coding sequence ATGCTTTCAGACGATATACGCCACAAAATCTTTAAAGCCATTGCAGAAAATCCAGAAATAAACCAAAGAGATTTGGCTAATATTTTGGGTGTCAGTCTTGGAAAAACCAATTACTGTTTACAAGCACTTATGGAAAAAGGATGGATCAAGATGCAGAACTTTAAAAACAATAAGAATAAACTAGCTTATACATATCTTTTAACTCCAACAGGTATTGAAGAAAAAGCCAAAGTCACAATTCGTTATTTGAAAAGAAAGATGGAAGAGTATGAAATACTGAAACATGAGATAGACGAACTTTCGAAAGAAACCCAAGATGTAAATTTATTTAAGGTAATTTAA
- a CDS encoding WbqC family protein, with translation MKKIAILQSNYIPWKGYFDIIASVDEFILYDDMQYTKRDWRNRNKIKTPQGLQWLTIPVDVKGKFDQRICDTKVESNNWVSDHWKSLEHNYSKAKYYKENRDFLFGIYKQAESEVFLSKINHLFLLEVSKYLGIKSKITWSMDYLATGSKTERLISLCKSAGASHYLSGPSAKDYIKEDEFSGEGIQLEWMDYSGYPEYEQLYPPFEHGVSILDMIFNLGSEARRYFKVVK, from the coding sequence ATGAAAAAAATTGCTATTCTTCAATCCAACTATATCCCTTGGAAAGGTTACTTTGATATCATTGCAAGTGTGGATGAGTTTATTTTGTATGATGATATGCAATATACAAAAAGAGATTGGAGAAATCGAAATAAAATTAAAACTCCTCAGGGATTGCAGTGGTTGACTATTCCGGTAGATGTAAAAGGGAAATTCGACCAAAGGATTTGTGATACAAAGGTGGAATCAAATAACTGGGTTTCAGATCATTGGAAGAGTCTCGAACACAATTACTCTAAGGCTAAATACTACAAAGAAAATCGCGATTTTCTTTTTGGAATTTACAAACAAGCAGAGTCGGAGGTTTTTTTAAGTAAAATTAATCATTTGTTTTTATTGGAAGTCAGTAAATACTTAGGAATTAAATCTAAAATTACTTGGTCAATGGATTATTTGGCGACAGGTTCCAAAACGGAAAGACTTATTTCACTATGCAAGTCGGCTGGTGCTAGTCACTATTTATCTGGACCTTCAGCAAAGGATTATATAAAGGAAGATGAATTTTCTGGGGAAGGGATTCAATTAGAATGGATGGACTATTCTGGTTATCCTGAATATGAGCAGTTGTATCCACCCTTTGAACACGGGGTTAGTATTTTAGATATGATCTTCAACTTAGGAAGTGAGGCTAGACGATACTTTAAGGTTGTTAAATGA
- a CDS encoding glycosyltransferase: MFRFTPNVTQESTSAISKNFIQNQYGLDRPWFHVPNQFWAHKNHGIIIDALYKLKQQGKDILVVSTGSTDDYRNPDYFITLRKRINEAGLVENFKILGVLPYNEVIALMRYSIAVINPSEFEGWSTTVEEAKSLGKKILLSNISVHQEQAPQRAYFFKPDDANELAKGMIIAAEEFDSVFEEKTTQLHQNNNVNRLREFAKITKELCFKCILPLLKKTDN, from the coding sequence ATATTTCGGTTTACGCCTAACGTAACCCAAGAATCAACATCTGCCATAAGCAAAAATTTTATTCAAAATCAATATGGACTGGATCGACCTTGGTTTCATGTACCCAACCAATTTTGGGCACATAAGAATCATGGAATAATTATTGATGCATTGTATAAACTCAAACAGCAAGGTAAAGATATTCTAGTCGTCTCCACGGGTAGCACTGACGATTATAGAAATCCGGATTATTTTATTACTTTAAGAAAAAGAATTAACGAAGCTGGATTAGTTGAAAACTTTAAAATTTTAGGTGTACTACCTTACAATGAAGTAATAGCTCTTATGCGATATTCGATAGCTGTAATAAATCCGTCAGAGTTTGAGGGATGGAGCACCACAGTGGAAGAAGCGAAATCTTTAGGAAAGAAAATACTTTTATCTAATATTTCTGTGCATCAAGAGCAGGCACCCCAAAGAGCTTACTTCTTCAAACCGGATGATGCAAATGAATTAGCAAAAGGAATGATAATTGCTGCTGAGGAGTTTGATTCAGTATTTGAGGAAAAAACAACTCAACTACACCAAAACAATAATGTAAATCGATTACGTGAATTTGCAAAAATTACGAAAGAATTGTGCTTCAAGTGTATACTTCCTTTGCTAAAAAAGACAGATAATTGA